One stretch of Spiroplasma mirum ATCC 29335 DNA includes these proteins:
- a CDS encoding DNA translocase FtsK, which produces MRRNSYDDYPLNDQNETTAIIKIEKKQRRNDSIGWIIGSLLLIFFTIIAVGRITLIGQFIDDVIFTFPFGWFKYIVYLLCLILGITIFIGVKIKLKRRVRHMILVFAILACWMVSNVLLIVQFAHHEIKYFDQDNFVNIMSNYINHWQKASIFNPHPRNPITFVGFNGDWITLYAGGGIIGNFIAAIFSYLTIFGSLALALCFTMLWFSWVFTGSPIGMFRSKKCQNNHGIRVVKLTSNKNCKANKKVLQTSIYQSINIPDDEIFSSRQVMHTTESSDITIQMPSFTAAHDQRLIEDLIADDYQQTRNNKNKKQNYVNFNEPPNRPQPPLKPVYIPSEHEYIQPRYRRQDNNKLNDAPFYSSAYGNNVDLSKAREKLNSESAITPFGKLSNNSTMKTSELRQTSIYDENDQTQEFNILPVNTPVKNEPEFYDDLPELTPEPKQTPESYVSQTDQILEAHNKAINRQLNCHSPNYHESPPPISQPRNVEINKNAAVNPKKLTINESYELPKLSLLNEKVVNYQNNEINKQAAQNKALKINEVFQQFNVAASVQGINIGPTITKFEIHMQPGVKVNKITSLENDLKYALATQNVRIEAPIQGKSAVGIEIANQISNKVTLREIMEKTPLEKQNNKLLVAIGRSVNGEIIFIELDKMPHLLVAGSTGSGKSVSINTVLSSLLLRTKPHEVKLLLIDPKQVELAVFNNLPHLLAPVIYDTKLANGALKKVIGEMERRYSILSEKGVRNIETYNAKVKAEDKLPYIVVVIDELADLMMTAGKDIEDSIMRITQLARAAGIHMIIATQRPSTDVITGVIKTNIPSRIAFAVASSIDSRTILDQTGAEKLIGYGDMLYAPAGQNIPTRAQGAYISDEEIERLVQYCRSQQDPEYEEEFLNIDQPGSKEPGGQNNLDPLYHEIKRFVILNQKASTSLIQRKFSIGYNRASRLIDLLEDNGVIGPQNGAKPREVYIQNLDLDDNEW; this is translated from the coding sequence ATGAGACGAAATTCTTATGATGATTATCCATTAAATGATCAAAATGAGACGACTGCCATCATTAAAATTGAGAAAAAACAACGCCGAAATGATTCAATCGGATGAATTATTGGATCATTATTGTTAATTTTCTTTACAATTATTGCGGTTGGTCGGATTACTTTAATTGGACAGTTTATTGATGATGTTATTTTTACTTTTCCCTTTGGATGGTTTAAATACATTGTTTATTTGTTGTGCTTAATATTAGGAATCACTATTTTTATTGGGGTCAAAATAAAGCTAAAAAGACGGGTTCGTCATATGATCCTGGTTTTTGCAATTTTAGCCTGTTGAATGGTAAGCAATGTGTTATTAATTGTGCAGTTTGCACACCACGAAATTAAATATTTTGACCAAGATAATTTTGTTAATATTATGAGTAATTATATTAACCACTGACAAAAAGCATCTATTTTTAATCCGCATCCTCGTAATCCCATTACTTTTGTGGGTTTTAATGGTGATTGAATCACGCTATATGCGGGTGGTGGAATTATTGGAAACTTTATTGCCGCAATTTTTTCTTATTTAACAATTTTTGGTTCATTAGCATTAGCATTATGCTTTACAATGTTATGGTTTAGTTGGGTCTTTACTGGTTCTCCAATCGGGATGTTCCGTTCAAAAAAATGTCAAAATAACCATGGGATTCGGGTTGTTAAATTAACATCTAATAAAAATTGCAAAGCCAATAAAAAAGTCTTGCAAACTAGTATTTACCAATCAATTAATATTCCTGACGATGAAATCTTTTCATCCCGCCAGGTTATGCACACAACCGAATCTTCGGATATTACGATTCAAATGCCTTCCTTTACTGCTGCTCATGACCAGCGGTTGATTGAAGATTTAATTGCTGATGATTATCAACAAACTCGAAATAATAAAAATAAAAAACAAAATTATGTTAATTTTAATGAGCCACCAAACCGTCCTCAACCACCGCTTAAACCCGTTTATATTCCGAGTGAACATGAATATATTCAACCCCGTTATCGTCGCCAAGATAATAATAAATTAAATGACGCCCCCTTTTATTCATCAGCATATGGTAATAATGTTGATTTGTCAAAAGCGCGGGAAAAATTAAATTCCGAATCAGCAATTACTCCATTTGGAAAATTATCTAATAACTCAACGATGAAGACAAGTGAACTTCGTCAAACTTCAATTTATGATGAAAATGATCAAACCCAAGAATTTAACATTCTGCCTGTTAATACTCCGGTCAAGAATGAACCAGAATTTTATGATGATTTACCAGAGTTAACTCCTGAACCAAAACAAACCCCAGAAAGTTATGTTTCACAAACTGATCAAATTTTAGAAGCGCATAATAAAGCAATTAATCGTCAGTTAAATTGCCATAGTCCTAATTATCATGAATCCCCACCACCAATCTCACAACCACGGAATGTTGAAATTAATAAAAATGCAGCAGTTAATCCTAAAAAATTAACAATTAATGAAAGTTATGAATTACCAAAATTAAGTTTATTAAATGAAAAAGTAGTTAATTATCAAAATAATGAAATTAATAAACAAGCCGCCCAAAATAAAGCGTTGAAAATTAATGAAGTTTTTCAACAATTTAATGTTGCGGCAAGTGTCCAGGGCATTAATATTGGCCCAACGATTACTAAGTTTGAAATTCATATGCAACCTGGGGTGAAGGTTAATAAAATTACTAGTTTAGAAAATGATTTAAAATATGCTTTAGCAACCCAAAATGTGCGGATTGAAGCACCAATTCAAGGCAAATCTGCGGTTGGAATTGAAATTGCCAACCAAATTAGTAATAAGGTAACTTTACGGGAAATTATGGAAAAAACACCATTAGAAAAACAAAACAATAAATTATTAGTTGCGATTGGGCGTAGTGTAAATGGTGAAATTATTTTTATTGAATTAGATAAGATGCCCCATTTATTAGTTGCCGGGTCAACGGGAAGTGGGAAGTCAGTATCAATTAACACAGTTTTATCTTCCCTATTATTGCGAACAAAACCCCATGAAGTTAAGCTACTATTAATTGACCCAAAACAGGTTGAATTAGCAGTTTTTAATAATTTACCGCATTTACTAGCCCCTGTAATCTATGATACAAAATTAGCAAATGGGGCGTTAAAAAAAGTTATTGGTGAAATGGAACGTAGATATAGTATTTTATCGGAAAAAGGTGTTCGTAATATTGAAACTTATAATGCGAAAGTTAAAGCAGAAGATAAATTACCATACATTGTTGTTGTCATTGACGAACTTGCTGATCTAATGATGACAGCGGGGAAAGACATTGAAGATTCTATTATGCGGATTACCCAGTTAGCCCGAGCAGCGGGAATTCACATGATTATTGCCACTCAACGTCCATCAACTGATGTTATTACCGGAGTTATTAAAACTAATATTCCATCACGAATTGCGTTTGCTGTAGCTTCCTCAATTGATTCACGAACTATTTTAGACCAAACCGGGGCCGAAAAATTAATTGGATATGGAGATATGCTATATGCCCCAGCAGGGCAAAATATTCCAACTCGTGCCCAAGGAGCTTATATTTCCGATGAAGAAATTGAACGGTTAGTTCAGTATTGTCGTAGTCAACAAGATCCAGAATATGAAGAGGAGTTTTTAAATATTGACCAACCTGGGAGCAAAGAACCGGGCGGTCAAAATAATTTAGACCCCTTATACCATGAAATTAAACGGTTTGTGATTCTGAACCAAAAAGCATCAACTTCACTAATTCAACGAAAATTCTCGATTGGATATAACCGAGCAAGTCGACTAATTGATTTATTAGAAGACAACGGGGTTATTGGTCCCCAAAATGGGGCTAAGCCACGAGAAGTTTATATCCAAAATCTTGATTTAGATGATAATGAATGATAA
- a CDS encoding energy-coupling factor transporter ATPase, with amino-acid sequence MARKKKNVDITLEKINNISLKLTDIEFRYRENHPNAVDGVSFEINHGEYVTIIGHNGSGKSTISKIIIGVLRPQNGSVEIFGNVMTNLKMNGIRKFLGIVFQNPDNQFIGSTVRDDIAFGLENRRIPQPEMQPIIERVAKQVGMLDFLNHEPLMLSGGQKQRVAIASALALQPEILIFDEATSMLDPKGKKEVKQIMVDLKNTREKTIISITHDMDEILNADKVIVMNKGKMVKCGKPEEILYDEDFLRSIHLDVPFVSKIIDSLKAAGLSVKNTLSLEELVDEICQK; translated from the coding sequence ATGGCAAGAAAGAAAAAAAATGTAGATATAACACTGGAAAAAATAAATAATATTTCATTGAAATTAACAGATATTGAATTTCGCTATCGAGAAAATCATCCCAACGCTGTTGATGGGGTTAGTTTTGAAATTAACCATGGTGAATATGTAACTATTATTGGTCATAATGGTAGTGGGAAGTCAACAATTAGTAAAATCATTATTGGTGTTTTGCGTCCTCAAAATGGTAGTGTTGAAATTTTTGGAAATGTGATGACTAATTTAAAAATGAATGGGATTCGAAAATTTTTAGGAATTGTTTTTCAAAATCCAGATAATCAGTTTATTGGTTCGACCGTTCGTGATGATATTGCTTTTGGTTTAGAAAATCGTCGCATTCCCCAACCGGAAATGCAACCAATTATTGAAAGAGTGGCAAAACAAGTTGGGATGCTAGATTTTCTAAATCATGAGCCCTTAATGTTATCCGGGGGTCAAAAACAACGTGTGGCGATTGCGTCAGCCTTAGCTTTGCAACCAGAAATATTAATTTTTGATGAAGCAACTAGTATGTTGGACCCCAAAGGGAAAAAAGAAGTTAAACAAATTATGGTTGATTTAAAAAATACTCGTGAGAAAACGATTATTTCAATTACCCATGATATGGATGAAATTTTAAATGCCGATAAGGTTATTGTTATGAATAAGGGGAAAATGGTTAAGTGTGGGAAACCAGAAGAAATTTTATATGATGAAGATTTCTTACGCTCAATTCATTTAGATGTGCCATTTGTTTCCAAAATAATTGATTCTTTAAAAGCAGCCGGGTTAAGTGTTAAGAATACCTTAAGTTTAGAGGAGTTGGTGGATGAAATATGTCAAAAATAA